In Halovivax gelatinilyticus, the following are encoded in one genomic region:
- a CDS encoding DUF433 domain-containing protein, translated as MATIVRTDDVLGGDPRLEGTRIGVYHVYDLVVPGGSTPEEAADQLDIDLGQVYGALSYYYENSDEMAEVRARHRDLEDELRSKSTQPPSTAR; from the coding sequence ATGGCAACGATCGTTCGGACCGACGACGTCCTTGGAGGCGACCCCCGGTTGGAGGGAACGCGCATCGGCGTCTATCACGTATACGATCTCGTCGTCCCCGGTGGATCGACCCCCGAAGAGGCGGCAGACCAACTCGATATCGATCTCGGCCAGGTCTACGGTGCGCTGTCGTACTACTACGAGAACTCGGACGAGATGGCAGAAGTGCGGGCGCGCCACCGCGACCTCGAAGACGAGTTGCGCTCGAAGAGCACGCAACCGCCGTCGACGGCCAGGTGA
- a CDS encoding UPF0058 family protein, which translates to MRKQELVHLHMLIAALRRDIAEREPVPSAAYAEYEAHGVTPTAVHHKKEAHKTSVQLLLTGIVSTIHPPAVAEPAT; encoded by the coding sequence ATGCGCAAGCAAGAACTCGTCCACCTGCACATGCTGATTGCTGCGCTCCGACGTGACATCGCCGAGCGCGAACCCGTACCCTCGGCGGCGTACGCCGAGTACGAGGCCCACGGCGTCACGCCGACGGCCGTCCACCACAAGAAAGAGGCGCACAAAACGAGCGTGCAACTACTACTGACGGGGATTGTCAGCACCATCCACCCGCCTGCGGTCGCCGAACCCGCGACCTAG
- a CDS encoding DUF5615 family PIN-like protein, translating into MRCRTTTRTRTRWQKCGRATATSKTSCARRARNRRRRPGECGVRPAVARRTRPPDFEHTLASNGYSTVRADEQFGEATDDRRLLEWCGENGFVLCTNDRDFTTRSTEIDHAGVLIYTDQVWIRSKPSEGVDVVNLIVTECDREHLRGQVLWIDSWRDAIV; encoded by the coding sequence GTGCGCTGTCGTACTACTACGAGAACTCGGACGAGATGGCAGAAGTGCGGGCGCGCCACCGCGACCTCGAAGACGAGTTGCGCTCGAAGAGCACGCAACCGCCGTCGACGGCCAGGTGAGTGCGGTGTCCGTCCCGCTGTTGCTCGACGAACACGTCCCCCGGATTTCGAACACACGCTGGCGTCGAACGGCTATTCGACCGTCCGGGCGGACGAACAGTTCGGCGAAGCCACCGACGACCGTCGCCTCCTCGAGTGGTGTGGAGAGAACGGCTTCGTCCTCTGTACGAACGACCGGGATTTCACAACGCGTTCGACCGAGATCGATCACGCCGGCGTTCTCATCTACACCGATCAGGTGTGGATCCGTTCGAAACCAAGTGAGGGCGTAGACGTCGTCAATCTGATCGTCACGGAATGTGACCGCGAGCATCTTCGAGGGCAGGTCCTGTGGATTGACTCCTGGCGGGACGCCATCGTTTGA